The following proteins are co-located in the Neodiprion virginianus isolate iyNeoVirg1 chromosome 6, iyNeoVirg1.1, whole genome shotgun sequence genome:
- the LOC124306854 gene encoding probable cytochrome P450 9f2, which produces MYYIYIACGISLLGAWCYHYLTKNNGYWEKKCVPCPKGAVPGFGHFFSMYLMRKNVFQLGEEFYNEMPGRSMVGLYNAGNPTLLVRDPELVKAVLQTSFASFNSNGIEVDPQLDRLGAKNPFFLVGDEWKSSRQLLSLAYTPGKLKYIYESINVVCASFVKYLNNKVNQGNGEFEIELKDLYSKFTAEVAASSAFGVEGHSFSEDEDGTFTKIGKTIFQPTIIKGIKTMLILFVPLVAKVLKARFMPLEVQQLLVKLVKDMIKYRTDHNVQRKDSLQLMIDLKKSGTIDPSTGREYDDETIIGHATTFFIEGYETSSVTLSFFAHLLASHLEIQQRVREEVLTVAEKHNGITYEALQEMTYLEQALYESMRIYPAAGTLFKVCTSKIEFQGSDGITCEVEPGTSVMISLAGMQKDPEYWPDPEKFDPDRFSEDNKQARHKFLYIPFGGGPRACIGMRMAMLQIKAAIATTLGNFTLEVSPKTQLPIKLNPFYFMAAAKGGLWVKIKPL; this is translated from the coding sequence atgtattatatttacatCGCTTGTGGAATAAGCCTGCTGGGCGCTTGGTGTTACCATTACTTAACGAAGAACAACGGATACTGGGAAAAGAAATGCGTACCTTGTCCGAAGGGCGCCGTGCCAGGGTTCGGACACTTCTTTTCCATGTACTTGATGCGGAAAAACGTGTTTCAATTGGGGGAGGAGTTTTACAATGAAATGCCCGGCAGAAGTATGGTCGGACTTTACAACGCCGGCAATCCCACACTCTTAGTGAGAGATCCCGAACTGGTGAAAGCTGTGCTTCAAACGAGTTTCGCAAGCTTCAATTCAAACGGCATAGAGGTTGACCCTCAATTGGACCGGCTGGGAGCCAAAAACCCGTTCTTTCTTGTTGGTGATGAGTGGAAAAGTTCTCGTCAGCTATTATCCTTGGCCTATACGCCGGGGAAGCTCAAATACATCTACGAGTCGATAAACGTTGTCTGTGCGAGTTTTGTCAAGTATCTGAATAACAAAGTCAATCAAGGAAACGGCGAGTTCGAAATTGAGTTGAAGGATCTCTACTCGAAGTTCACCGCAGAGGTTGCCGCCAGTTCAGCGTTTGGCGTTGAAGGTCATTCCTTCAGCGAGGACGAAGACGGGACCTTTACAAAAATCGGAAAAACTATCTTCCAACCGACGATCATCAAGGGAATAAAGACCATGTTAATACTGTTCGTACCCTTGGTTGCGAAAGTTTTAAAAGCACGCTTCATGCCACTTGAAGTCCAACAATTGTTGGTGAAGCTTGTCAAAGACATGATAAAGTACAGAACCGATCATAACGTGCAGCGTAAAGACTCCCTGCAGTTGAtgatcgatttgaaaaaatccgGCACCATCGATCCGAGCACTGGCAGAGAATACGACGACGAAACTATCATCGGACACGCGAcaacatttttcatcgaaGGATACGAGACGTCAAGCGTTACGCTGAGTTTTTTCGCACACCTGTTGGCGAGTCATCTTGAAATTCAACAACGCGTTCGCGAGGAAGTTTTGACCGTCGCTGAAAAGCACAATGGAATCACGTACGAGGCACTTCAAGAAATGACGTACCTCGAACAAGCGCTGTACGAATCGATGAGGATTTATCCCGCCGCCGGGACTTTGTTCAAAGTCTGTACGAGCAAAATCGAATTCCAAGGATCCGACGGAATTACCTGTGAAGTTGAACCTGGAACCTCTGTGATGATATCACTGGCCGGAATGCAAAAGGACCCCGAGTACTGGCCGGatcctgaaaaatttgatcctGACCGTTTTTCCGAAGACAATAAACAGGCCAGGCACAAATTTCTTTACATTCCTTTCGGAGGAGGTCCTCGAGCCTGCATCGGTATGCGAATGGCCATGCTGCAAATTAAGGCAGCAATTGCTACGACGCTCGGGAACTTCACTCTTGAAGTGTCACCGAAAACTCAGCTTCCTATAAAACTAAACCCGTTTTACTTCATGGCAGCGGCTAAAGGCGGACTGTGGGTGAAGATAAAACCTTTGTAA